A portion of the Algimonas porphyrae genome contains these proteins:
- the nadC gene encoding carboxylating nicotinate-nucleotide diphosphorylase, translating to MSHLPPLPSVIIEPIVRRALEEDFGQSGDLSANLLVPASASGSLLMRARDAGVIAGMQAAQLTYRCVDPDIDFIIEAGDGTLVVPGTVVARVEGPSRSLLSAERVALNFLGRMSGIATLTAAYVEAVAGTGTRIAATRKTTPGLRALEKQAVLAGGGYAHRESLAAAIMIKDNHIALAGGIHAALSTVMEARDHMTTVSVEVDTIAQLKIVLPYQPDVVLLDNMDPVTLREAQNIIHSFDTNRLTVEASGGVNLDTVRGIAETGVDIISVGALTHSAPNFDIGMDAA from the coding sequence ATGTCGCATTTGCCACCCCTGCCCTCCGTCATCATCGAACCCATCGTCCGGCGAGCGCTGGAAGAGGATTTCGGACAGTCAGGTGATCTGTCCGCCAACCTGCTTGTCCCGGCGTCGGCCAGTGGTTCACTGCTTATGCGGGCCCGCGACGCCGGTGTAATCGCCGGAATGCAGGCTGCCCAACTGACCTATCGCTGCGTCGACCCTGACATAGATTTCATCATCGAGGCCGGTGACGGAACGCTGGTCGTACCGGGAACGGTCGTCGCGCGCGTCGAGGGGCCGAGCCGCTCGCTCCTGTCTGCCGAACGTGTGGCGTTGAATTTCCTCGGTCGGATGAGCGGGATCGCGACCCTGACCGCCGCCTATGTCGAGGCCGTGGCCGGGACAGGCACGCGCATCGCCGCGACCCGAAAGACGACGCCCGGGCTGCGCGCGCTGGAAAAGCAGGCCGTTCTGGCGGGCGGAGGCTATGCGCACCGCGAAAGCCTGGCTGCGGCGATCATGATCAAGGATAATCATATCGCCCTGGCGGGCGGCATTCACGCCGCGCTGAGCACGGTCATGGAAGCGCGCGATCATATGACGACCGTCAGCGTGGAAGTGGACACAATCGCGCAGTTGAAAATCGTCCTGCCCTATCAGCCGGACGTCGTGCTGCTCGACAATATGGACCCCGTCACGCTCCGCGAGGCGCAGAACATCATTCATAGCTTCGATACGAACCGCCTGACCGTCGAGGCTTCAGGGGGCGTCAATCTCGATACGGTCCGCGGCATCGCCGAAACGGGCGTCGACATCATCAGTGTCGGCGCGCTGACCCACAGCGCACCCAATTTCGATATCGGAATGGACGCAGCCTGA
- a CDS encoding TetR/AcrR family transcriptional regulator, which yields MSQVTEKLKYTDALADFVLAHGVSAASLRPMAKAAGTSDRMLVYHYGSKAGVIEAALREIATRNMQDLEAALPPKPLPAKDLMAVLGMVAQSGQFDPVYAVFFELAALALRGDESAKSIGHAVATHFLDWTRVRLTEPERAPELLAAVEGWGMLNGLGLDVPFPSG from the coding sequence ATGAGTCAAGTGACCGAGAAACTGAAATATACGGACGCGCTGGCCGACTTTGTGCTCGCCCATGGGGTCAGTGCAGCGAGCCTGCGTCCCATGGCGAAAGCGGCGGGAACGTCTGACCGGATGCTGGTCTATCATTACGGGTCCAAGGCGGGTGTGATCGAGGCGGCGCTGAGGGAAATAGCGACACGCAACATGCAGGACCTGGAAGCCGCCCTGCCGCCGAAGCCTCTACCGGCGAAAGATCTGATGGCTGTTCTCGGCATGGTCGCCCAGTCCGGTCAATTCGATCCGGTCTATGCCGTGTTTTTCGAATTGGCCGCTTTGGCGCTGCGCGGTGATGAAAGTGCCAAGTCCATCGGACATGCCGTGGCGACACATTTTCTCGACTGGACCCGAGTGCGCCTGACAGAGCCCGAACGGGCCCCAGAGCTGCTGGCGGCCGTAGAAGGCTGGGGCATGCTCAACGGGCTAGGCCTCGACGTGCCATTTCCGAGCGGATAG
- a CDS encoding L-aspartate oxidase, whose amino-acid sequence MNTAIGTLDRKRLPAGSVLVVGAGLAGLYLALKLAPRPVYVLTSRRSSKGAASAWAQGGIAAALSSEDSAESHASDTIAAGDGLVDPVIARLVAEQGAERVHDLDRLGVPFDRNEQGELYLSLEAAHSMPRVARVKGDTAGREIITVMVRQAQDADHVEGLIGWRAESLLLDGQGGIAGAMARRDDGALLALEADVTVLATGGVGGLFSVTTNPRTARGDALGMAAVVGAVMRDMEFVQFHPTAIDIGRDPAPLATEALRGEGATLVSANGRRFMQRYSPQGELAPRDDVARAIFAEIQAGRQPFLDCRKSIGAHFPDEFPTVFQSCISADIDPRRDLIPVAPAVHYHMGGLATDSHGATSLPGLYAIGECAATGLHGANRLASNSLLEAVVFGGRAAEHINAMTVPERRADGVRVQPWLSMGPDVSQSLRNSMTELCGVQRSAAGLNRLLDIIDELIARVGRANPLIASHMIAAAALAREESRGGHYRADFPDQDKTSRSSFMTYDRLE is encoded by the coding sequence TTGAACACGGCCATTGGCACACTGGATCGCAAGCGATTGCCCGCCGGTTCCGTCCTGGTCGTCGGTGCGGGACTGGCCGGACTTTACCTTGCGTTGAAGCTGGCACCCCGTCCGGTCTATGTGCTGACATCGCGCCGCTCGTCCAAGGGGGCCGCGTCGGCCTGGGCGCAAGGCGGGATCGCCGCTGCCCTGTCGAGTGAAGACAGCGCTGAAAGTCATGCATCCGACACGATTGCCGCTGGAGACGGGCTGGTCGATCCTGTCATCGCCCGTCTGGTAGCTGAACAGGGCGCAGAACGCGTTCATGATCTTGACAGGCTCGGCGTTCCGTTCGACCGGAACGAACAGGGCGAGCTCTATCTCTCGCTCGAAGCGGCCCATTCCATGCCACGTGTCGCCCGGGTCAAAGGCGATACGGCGGGACGCGAAATCATCACAGTCATGGTGCGCCAGGCGCAGGATGCAGATCACGTCGAAGGGCTGATCGGCTGGCGGGCGGAAAGCCTGCTGCTGGATGGTCAGGGCGGCATTGCCGGTGCGATGGCCCGCCGCGACGACGGGGCGCTATTGGCGCTGGAAGCGGATGTGACCGTCCTGGCGACGGGCGGTGTTGGTGGGCTGTTCTCGGTCACGACCAACCCCCGCACGGCCCGCGGTGACGCGCTGGGCATGGCCGCTGTCGTCGGTGCCGTGATGCGCGATATGGAATTCGTGCAGTTCCATCCCACCGCGATCGATATTGGGCGTGACCCGGCGCCCTTGGCAACCGAAGCCCTGCGCGGCGAGGGCGCCACCCTGGTCAGCGCCAATGGTCGCCGCTTCATGCAGCGCTACAGTCCTCAGGGCGAACTGGCGCCGCGCGACGATGTCGCCCGCGCCATCTTTGCCGAGATCCAGGCGGGTCGACAACCTTTCCTGGACTGCCGCAAAAGCATCGGTGCGCATTTCCCGGATGAGTTTCCGACGGTCTTTCAAAGTTGCATCAGCGCCGACATCGACCCGCGACGCGATCTGATCCCGGTCGCGCCTGCCGTACATTACCATATGGGCGGGCTGGCCACCGACAGTCACGGCGCGACATCGCTGCCGGGCCTCTACGCCATCGGCGAATGCGCTGCGACAGGTCTGCACGGCGCGAACCGGCTGGCATCCAACAGCCTGCTTGAAGCCGTCGTATTCGGCGGGCGCGCGGCGGAGCATATCAACGCCATGACCGTTCCCGAACGTCGCGCCGATGGGGTTCGCGTGCAGCCTTGGCTCTCAATGGGGCCGGATGTCAGCCAGTCCCTGCGTAACAGCATGACGGAGCTTTGCGGCGTTCAGCGCAGTGCTGCCGGCCTGAACCGTCTGCTGGACATTATCGACGAGCTGATCGCCCGGGTCGGGCGCGCCAACCCGCTGATCGCCAGCCATATGATTGCGGCGGCAGCCCTCGCCCGGGAGGAAAGTCGGGGTGGACATTACCGCGCAGACTTCCCGGATCAGGATAAAACCAGCCGCTCCAGTTTCATGACCTATGACCGGCTGGAATAG